In Methanobacteriaceae archaeon, the following are encoded in one genomic region:
- a CDS encoding thymidylate synthase, with protein MAILIKTPTIRRGWETLVKRVMQNGSEIKDERGSLTLELLNTVVTINNPLELEIPDGYFWSGEKLEIYAEQFLSDDKQGFVYTYGNRLREHFEGIDQIGEAIKRLKNCKESRRAISVTWDPTTDTRQDEVPCMILVDFKIRDGKLHTTGLWRSHDIYGAWFPNAVGLAHLSEYVAGEVGVEVGTLTIHSISAHIYQVNFEEALRV; from the coding sequence ATGGCTATCCTGATTAAAACACCCACCATAAGAAGGGGATGGGAAACACTGGTTAAAAGGGTAATGCAGAATGGTTCTGAGATAAAGGATGAAAGAGGTTCCCTCACCCTGGAACTTCTAAACACAGTAGTTACCATTAACAATCCCCTGGAACTGGAGATCCCTGATGGTTACTTCTGGAGTGGGGAGAAACTGGAAATCTACGCAGAACAATTTTTAAGTGATGATAAACAGGGATTCGTATACACCTATGGAAACCGGCTGCGAGAACACTTCGAAGGCATCGACCAGATAGGTGAAGCTATCAAGCGCCTTAAAAACTGCAAAGAATCTAGGAGGGCTATTTCTGTTACCTGGGACCCTACCACAGACACCCGACAGGATGAGGTGCCCTGCATGATCCTGGTGGACTTTAAAATCAGAGATGGGAAACTACACACCACAGGATTATGGCGCTCCCATGATATATACGGGGCCTGGTTCCCCAATGCAGTGGGATTAGCCCACCTGTCTGAGTATGTGGCTGGAGAAGTGGGAGTGGAAGTGGGAACCCTCAC
- a CDS encoding pyridoxamine 5'-phosphate oxidase family protein — MEFADCVKFANENPVAWLATVDGDQPRVRGMGMWFADETGFYFQTAAMKDLVRQLKENSKVEFAFHKPDEMAGTMLRVAGEAELLDDPEIKKRVIEDRPFLKDFGLTAESPLLVVFRVSKGEAHFWDWESNLKPKEIVKFGD; from the coding sequence ATGGAATTTGCTGATTGTGTGAAGTTTGCCAATGAAAATCCTGTTGCCTGGCTGGCAACTGTTGATGGGGACCAGCCCCGGGTTAGGGGTATGGGAATGTGGTTTGCTGATGAAACTGGTTTTTACTTCCAGACTGCTGCCATGAAAGACTTGGTGCGTCAGTTAAAAGAAAACAGTAAAGTGGAATTTGCCTTCCATAAGCCAGATGAGATGGCTGGGACCATGCTGAGAGTGGCTGGAGAAGCGGAGTTATTAGATGACCCAGAGATTAAAAAGAGGGTTATAGAAGACCGTCCATTTTTAAAGGATTTCGGACTCACAGCTGAAAGTCCCCTCCTGGTTGTTTTCCGTGTTTCAAAGGGTGAAGCTCATTTCTGGGATTGGGAGAGTAATTTGAAACCTAAAGAGATTGTAAAGTTTGGAGATTAA
- a CDS encoding DUF1890 domain-containing protein, producing the protein MKKAIILLGCPESPSQTPLAVYATFKLTGMGYEVTIAGTPSAKKLLEVSDPEEHYIKNKIDIESCLDGLNEGDYDFLLGFVAKDAAVSYFVTFYHILNTPSLALVFHRDEELLESFQKMVRENTEADIASARAYHNPTPLRVRLDKALERLKNQEKMDEPGGL; encoded by the coding sequence GTGAAAAAAGCTATAATATTATTGGGATGTCCTGAGTCACCCTCACAAACGCCACTGGCAGTTTACGCCACCTTCAAACTAACTGGTATGGGTTATGAGGTTACCATTGCCGGTACACCATCTGCCAAGAAGCTCTTGGAAGTGTCTGACCCGGAAGAACATTACATTAAAAACAAAATCGATATTGAATCCTGTTTAGACGGACTCAATGAAGGAGATTATGATTTCCTATTGGGTTTTGTGGCTAAAGACGCTGCAGTTAGCTATTTTGTAACCTTTTATCACATCCTCAACACCCCTAGCCTGGCCCTGGTGTTCCACCGTGATGAAGAACTACTAGAATCTTTCCAGAAAATGGTTAGGGAGAACACTGAAGCGGATATAGCCTCAGCCAGAGCATACCATAATCCCACACCCCTAAGAGTACGTCTGGATAAGGCACTGGAGAGACTGAAAAACCAGGAAAAAATGGATGAACCAGGGGGGCTGTAA
- a CDS encoding DUF1894 domain-containing protein has translation MFCLETYLRESEDYEIHMTRSGFKDCARFIEEKAPEVVHVKPGEKIVGARIIGIPPVPIGINEEKGTIMLPYTKPCYGTATVEVPVPSEEREKIRSVGID, from the coding sequence ATGTTCTGTCTTGAAACTTATCTGAGAGAATCAGAAGATTATGAAATACACATGACCCGATCCGGATTTAAAGATTGCGCCCGGTTCATAGAAGAAAAAGCACCAGAAGTGGTGCATGTTAAACCTGGAGAAAAAATCGTGGGAGCCCGGATTATCGGAATCCCCCCAGTACCCATTGGCATAAATGAGGAGAAGGGCACCATAATGTTACCCTACACCAAACCCTGCTACGGAACAGCAACTGTGGAGGTACCAGTTCCATCTGAAGAGAGGGAGAAAATAAGATCAGTGGGTATTGATTAA
- a CDS encoding methionine synthase, with product MLTTVVGSYPSPPHEPASLTSKISSLLGNYDPFKLAVEYAASEQIKAGINIISTGQVRGDMVEIFSRHIPGMAWEEGTSKIKGKILPLNYSIGAEDIKIALKIAKNLSKDFQSSPDPIKNGEFQEKARGVKGIITGPTTLALSSRIEGFYTLKTRDKAIIDLAYALNKEAKYLEKAGAAMIQFDEPFLSTGMADIKTAYKAIEIATTDIKVPLAMHVCGDVGQVFEELLQFPVDIIDCEFAGMGKNLQLLENVKLKDKKIGFGCVDTKTERVESTLEIQKLLEKGVELVGKDKLIVDPDCGMRTLPQEVAFNKLKNMTEVVGWLS from the coding sequence ATGTTAACTACAGTAGTTGGGAGCTACCCTTCCCCTCCCCATGAACCTGCATCCCTCACTTCTAAGATATCATCCCTCCTGGGAAATTACGATCCCTTTAAGTTGGCAGTGGAATACGCAGCCTCAGAGCAGATCAAAGCAGGTATCAACATCATTTCCACAGGACAGGTACGGGGAGATATGGTGGAGATATTCTCACGCCACATCCCTGGAATGGCCTGGGAGGAGGGAACCTCCAAAATCAAAGGAAAAATACTCCCCTTAAACTATTCCATCGGTGCTGAGGATATAAAAATCGCCCTAAAAATTGCCAAAAACCTATCTAAAGACTTCCAATCAAGCCCGGATCCAATAAAAAATGGTGAATTTCAGGAAAAGGCACGGGGAGTTAAGGGCATCATAACCGGACCCACCACACTGGCCTTATCCTCCCGAATCGAAGGATTCTACACCCTCAAAACCCGGGATAAAGCCATAATTGACCTGGCATATGCTCTGAACAAAGAAGCCAAATATCTGGAAAAAGCAGGGGCAGCCATGATACAATTCGACGAACCCTTCCTCTCCACAGGCATGGCAGATATTAAAACAGCTTACAAGGCCATAGAAATAGCCACCACTGACATAAAGGTGCCCCTGGCCATGCATGTTTGTGGGGATGTGGGCCAGGTATTTGAAGAACTCCTCCAATTCCCGGTGGACATCATTGACTGTGAATTCGCAGGGATGGGCAAAAATTTGCAGTTACTGGAAAATGTGAAGCTCAAGGATAAGAAGATCGGTTTTGGCTGTGTTGACACCAAAACAGAGAGGGTAGAAAGTACACTTGAAATCCAGAAACTCCTGGAAAAGGGAGTGGAACTGGTTGGAAAAGATAAGCTGATTGTTGACCCGGATTGTGGAATGCGCACCTTACCACAAGAGGTGGCTTTTAATAAACTGAAAAATATGACGGAGGTAGTGGGATGGCTATCCTGA
- a CDS encoding GNAT family N-acetyltransferase, whose protein sequence is MSFKIRQVKEEEFIELASLSLKCPPMVTERNSIYHIFTKFFNNTSLVAEEESGNIIAFLLGFISQVNPGEAYIHLLCVDPRFRRNKIASMLIEKFTDLVSIRGCRKMFLITGPENRTAQKLYKKMGFEAVKNDKTMEIKGISVVKDYNGPGDHKVLFYRDI, encoded by the coding sequence ATGTCTTTCAAAATACGCCAGGTAAAAGAGGAAGAATTCATAGAACTGGCTTCACTTTCACTCAAATGCCCTCCAATGGTCACAGAACGCAATTCAATCTATCATATTTTCACTAAATTCTTCAACAATACCTCTTTAGTGGCTGAGGAAGAATCAGGAAACATAATAGCTTTCCTTCTTGGTTTTATATCTCAGGTAAATCCTGGAGAAGCTTATATCCATCTTTTGTGTGTGGATCCAAGATTTAGAAGAAATAAAATTGCCAGCATGTTAATTGAAAAGTTCACGGATCTAGTCTCCATCAGGGGATGCCGGAAAATGTTTCTCATCACAGGTCCTGAAAATAGAACAGCCCAAAAACTTTACAAAAAAATGGGATTTGAAGCAGTTAAAAATGATAAAACCATGGAAATTAAGGGAATATCTGTGGTGAAGGATTATAACGGTCCGGGTGATCATAAAGTGCTCTTTTATCGTGATATATGA
- a CDS encoding PAS domain S-box protein, with the protein MENSINGILLHRVIRDSLGNPTDSVILEVNKNFQNLTGLSSEETTGQKVEDVFQDPIILEKLKKLEKTKKPVRFEEYLPQFDKYLEIFSFPTVEDEYATVFLDISSRKYSEGKKEEIKKELTSRLKQQSALSEISQLTLSQLSLKQIFQKTVKILLDSLEVDYTKILRYIPEDHELEMEAGVGWNDPGNKPYRVPADINSQAGYTLMSEKPVVVQDLSLETRFSGPQLLVDHQVTSGVSVIIGQIEDPYGVLGVHTTSHRIFSSYDVEFLQSVANVLAGIINEKHVTQKLEESEIRYRLLAENASDMISTHDLETNYTYASPYCLELMGYLPEELEGKNACLFIHPDDIKTVIKSHENLLSSQKTTKTTYRLKHKQGPYVWVESTARILNPQTGEIIVITRDISERIRAEEELKSSLKDKEILLQEIHHRVKNNMQIISSLLNLQSAFINDSEAVNILRESQNRVKSMALLHEHLYQSREMDRVNFKHYVKNLTDNLLSTYSSVSSNLKREILVEDVRLNIETAIPCGLIINELLTNSLKYAFPQKEKGTIFLKIYSHQDNYVLLLGDDGVGLPPDLDPESTQTLGLRLVHNLVNQIDGKLNIKPSKGTCFEIIFKEVQYKKRI; encoded by the coding sequence ATGGAAAATTCCATTAATGGAATCCTGCTGCACCGGGTTATCCGGGATTCCCTGGGAAATCCCACGGATAGTGTCATCTTGGAAGTGAATAAAAATTTTCAGAATCTCACCGGACTTTCTTCAGAAGAAACCACCGGTCAGAAGGTTGAGGATGTTTTCCAAGACCCAATTATTCTAGAAAAGCTTAAAAAATTGGAAAAAACTAAAAAACCCGTCCGTTTTGAGGAATACTTACCCCAATTTGATAAATATCTGGAAATATTCTCTTTCCCCACTGTTGAAGATGAATACGCCACAGTTTTCCTGGACATATCCAGTCGTAAATATTCTGAGGGGAAAAAAGAGGAAATAAAAAAGGAACTTACCTCCCGCCTGAAACAGCAATCAGCACTCTCAGAGATAAGTCAATTAACATTGTCACAACTGTCCTTGAAGCAGATCTTTCAAAAAACTGTGAAAATTCTCCTTGACTCTCTAGAAGTGGATTATACTAAAATTTTAAGATACATACCTGAGGATCATGAGTTAGAAATGGAAGCAGGAGTCGGATGGAATGATCCTGGTAATAAACCCTACAGGGTGCCTGCTGATATTAATTCTCAGGCTGGTTATACCTTAATGTCCGAAAAACCCGTGGTGGTTCAGGACCTTTCACTGGAAACCCGTTTTTCCGGTCCCCAGCTATTGGTTGACCACCAGGTTACCAGTGGAGTTAGCGTTATCATTGGCCAGATAGAAGATCCCTACGGTGTTTTAGGAGTTCACACTACTTCACATCGCATTTTCAGCTCATATGATGTTGAATTTCTCCAGTCAGTGGCCAATGTTCTGGCCGGAATCATAAATGAGAAGCATGTAACCCAAAAACTGGAAGAAAGTGAGATTAGATATCGTTTGCTGGCGGAAAATGCATCAGACATGATATCCACCCATGACCTTGAAACCAATTACACCTACGCCTCCCCCTATTGTCTGGAACTAATGGGCTACCTGCCTGAAGAACTGGAAGGTAAAAATGCCTGTCTATTCATACATCCCGATGATATTAAGACCGTTATAAAGAGTCATGAAAATCTTTTAAGCTCCCAGAAAACTACAAAAACTACCTACCGGTTAAAACATAAACAAGGACCATACGTGTGGGTTGAGTCAACAGCCAGAATTTTAAATCCCCAAACCGGTGAAATAATTGTTATTACCCGGGATATTTCTGAAAGAATCCGTGCTGAAGAGGAACTGAAAAGCTCACTTAAAGATAAAGAAATTCTACTTCAGGAAATCCATCACCGGGTTAAAAACAATATGCAGATAATATCCAGCCTCCTAAACCTTCAATCAGCTTTCATAAATGACTCTGAAGCTGTGAATATTCTTCGTGAAAGTCAGAACAGAGTAAAAAGCATGGCACTCCTCCATGAACATTTATACCAGTCCCGGGAAATGGATAGGGTTAATTTCAAACATTACGTTAAAAACCTAACTGACAACCTTCTCAGCACTTACAGTTCAGTTTCCAGCAATTTAAAACGGGAAATATTGGTGGAAGATGTGAGACTCAACATTGAAACCGCCATTCCCTGTGGACTTATCATCAATGAACTTTTAACCAACAGCTTAAAATACGCATTTCCCCAGAAAGAAAAGGGCACTATTTTTTTGAAGATTTATTCCCACCAGGACAACTACGTCCTTCTTCTGGGAGATGATGGTGTGGGTTTGCCCCCAGATTTGGACCCGGAATCCACCCAGACCCTGGGATTGAGATTGGTACACAACCTGGTGAACCAGATAGATGGTAAATTAAATATCAAACCTTCTAAAGGTACTTGTTTTGAGATCATATTCAAGGAAGTGCAGTATAAAAAGAGAATTTAA